The genomic window AGCACCGCTGCGGAGTGGTCACGGCCGGGGTATCAACGGGCAGGGGAAGTGTTCTGTCGCGTGTGGCGAAATCCGTTTGCGGCGGCGGTGCGGTTCGCACCGGGCGCGGTGCGTGCCCGTTGAGAGTGCCGCCCGAGAATCGACCGGTAATCGGTCCCACTGGAATATTCCTGGGTTTGACATCCGACACGAACTGTCTGGCCGATCGGCTCGTATGACGGTGGGGCGCAAAGGCGCAACACGTCGTGAAGGAGACTTGATGTGAGCCGCTTCAAGCCATGCGCATATCTTGCACTGTGTCCCATCTGTGTCCTACCGATCTGCCTGGCGCGAGATGGACTGCCAAACCGCGTACACGCGTGTTATGTCCGACTGGTGATCGGGTGCGACAAACTGACCTTTGAGGGGCAGGAGACCACGTGGGAGGCACTGCCCGGTCTGGTCCAGTCGGTCCCTGACCGCACCAGCACCGTGCTGGAGTTGGCCTTCTCGCCCGAGCTGGCGGTCTCCAACTCGGACCGGGCCCGCACCTTGCGGCAGGAGGCCCAGACGCAGGCCGCAGCTCTCGTGCAGGAACAGGAGCTGGCCGGACTGAACGAGATCGGCACGCGCAAGCTCGGTTCGCGCGGAACGCTGTGTCGCGCTGGGCCGTTCGAGCTCGACGCGGACATTCTGCTTGACCTGGTCGTGGGCCCGGAGCAGCAGCCGGATGCCGTGACCATTCAGTCGATTCGGTTCGGGACCCACGACGATCAGCTCGAATGCCAGATCAATGGCACGTTACGCGCTAAGTCGCCGGAATGCTACCGGGTCAGGATTGAACTCACCGATGCGCAGGGTCAACGCGTCGGCCATACCCAGCGGGTTCTGCAAGCTGACAGTGCCGGCAACACGGCACCGGCCGAGGGCGTGCTCCCGATCGGGCACAGCTTCTGCGCCATCGGGTCCAAGGCGCTGCTCGCGAGTCAGCCCACGCAGTTCACGTTCAGCATCGAACCGGTGCCGGTTGCGCCGCAACCTCCAGCGAAGTGCGACCTCCGAGGCACAGTGGTGGACGCCACGCCGAATTACTCCGCGGAGTATTTCGCGCTGCTTGAGCAGGCAGCGGCCTCCGGAAAGTTGGAGGAATTCAGACCTACCCTCGAACGCATATTTCAGCCGCGTCCGGTACCCAACGCCCTGGTCACGCTGCAGAGCGCTGCGCTGACGCGCGCCGCCGTCAGCGACACGAATGGCCAATTCGAATTCACGGGTCTGCCGTTCGGCGAGTATCAGCTCTCCGCTACGGCGCCCACCGGGCCGCCCGCAACCGGGGAACCGCGCATGGCAACGGGGAAGACCGGGATTACGCTCTGGGCCGGCAACTGCGAGGCGCGACTCGATCTGTACGCGGACCGCATCACCGTACGCGGGCGGGTCGTGGATGCCGATGGGCAGTCGGTCGCCGGGGCCAAGGTCACCGGCATCCAGGAGATTACCGAGTCTCCGTCGGACGAGGTCGTTCCCCATGTCGTGTCGGCGACATCGGGCGCGGACGGCATGTACGAACTGAGCGGGCTGAATCCGCCGAACGTGTGGCGCACGGCGGGGTACCTCTGCGGCGGCGACCCGACGCTGGATGGACATTCGTTTTACACCGTGGTGCGCGTCGATGCCGCAGGCTTCATCCAGGGTCGCGGGAGCATCCCACGGTTTCCCACAGTGACAGAGGAAGTGCTCGCCGCGTCCCGGCGACTGCTGACGATCATGCGTCAGTACGAAACCGCGGAGAAAGGTAGCTCCGAGGTGCAGGAGCGGGATGATCGCGGGCCGTTTCCGGCGAGCCGGGGCAACACGATCACCGGCATTGACATCGTACTGGAGCGCCGGCCGGCGAGCGGGCAGATCTCGGGGCGGCTGGTGGACACGCACGGCAGGCCGCGGCCGGCGCGCATGCTGGATTTCTCGCGGCTCAACGACGAGCTAGCGTCGGCACCCGGGGCCGAGTACGCGGCGAAGACGAAGCCGGACGGTGTGGCGACCGACGCGAACGGTGCTTTCGAGCTGCCGGATGTCTATCCGGGCGAGTACGCGATAATCGTGTACGGGGCGCCGCCGAACGGCTGGCACATGTTCCAGGTGCCGGTCGCAGGCCGCGTGGTCGACGTCAAGCCGGGGGCGCGCGTGGCGGGTTTCGAGATCCGGATCAATCCGGCGGAAGAATTCGCCATTTCCGGGCGGGTGCGCGACGCGCGGGGCAACCCGGTGCCGCGGCTATTCGTCGCGACCTCCATCTGCACGGGATTTCCCTGGTA from Phycisphaerae bacterium includes these protein-coding regions:
- a CDS encoding carboxypeptidase regulatory-like domain-containing protein, producing the protein MIGCDKLTFEGQETTWEALPGLVQSVPDRTSTVLELAFSPELAVSNSDRARTLRQEAQTQAAALVQEQELAGLNEIGTRKLGSRGTLCRAGPFELDADILLDLVVGPEQQPDAVTIQSIRFGTHDDQLECQINGTLRAKSPECYRVRIELTDAQGQRVGHTQRVLQADSAGNTAPAEGVLPIGHSFCAIGSKALLASQPTQFTFSIEPVPVAPQPPAKCDLRGTVVDATPNYSAEYFALLEQAAASGKLEEFRPTLERIFQPRPVPNALVTLQSAALTRAAVSDTNGQFEFTGLPFGEYQLSATAPTGPPATGEPRMATGKTGITLWAGNCEARLDLYADRITVRGRVVDADGQSVAGAKVTGIQEITESPSDEVVPHVVSATSGADGMYELSGLNPPNVWRTAGYLCGGDPTLDGHSFYTVVRVDAAGFIQGRGSIPRFPTVTEEVLAASRRLLTIMRQYETAEKGSSEVQERDDRGPFPASRGNTITGIDIVLERRPASGQISGRLVDTHGRPRPARMLDFSRLNDELASAPGAEYAAKTKPDGVATDANGAFELPDVYPGEYAIIVYGAPPNGWHMFQVPVAGRVVDVKPGARVAGFEIRINPAEEFAISGRVRDARGNPVPRLFVATSICTGFPWYAETNNAGEFRIEGLDGTGLTSFKVNFGHEGLALLNVPLNTRDLNLVMPDKGSIPGMVRDARTGAAVTDFEVEVPSVRLPDSGAVWERPQVQVERGADGNFTISNVPAGEATVIVRAARFGAQRFTLPVAASRDNPLECKLVGPAVLTGRTTLDGAPRGVAIVIADKWLGSDENGAFRFDQFPNGDYTVWFPGGDYTEGYGCNYRSAAVQLRSGETTRLDMEVGGTCEVRGTVKFTGDEPDCVVRIASKPGPDRWPDMGRPGPGDFVLAYCGVRQSGGEYRLRALPPGRYTLTVGRHRPELHVYVSALSRVVELKDGETLQLDLDVPPTK